In the genome of Thiomicrospira aerophila AL3, one region contains:
- a CDS encoding dihydrolipoyl dehydrogenase, with amino-acid sequence MKTTQQVKRVKFAIIGAGSAGLTAWSEIKKQTDDYVLIDSGPLGTTCARVGCMPSKALIHIAEHYQAWQGAAALGIELPAQPILHDDQVLKRVRRFRDRFTSGLIANTTDKLSEQHFISGRAVVYPNGEIHVDDHVIVAERIIVAVGSKPIVPDGWSANLGDLALTSDTIFELETLPKRLAVIGLGVIGLELGQALAYLGVEVMGFDAQGQVGGLQDPFCNEFMLEHVAKTFPVQINQQVVPLRVQNQVKITYQGGEWLGDKVLLTLGRRPNSDWRSEALQNLTVDPVTLQLGDLPIFVAGDASGFHGILHEANREGKTAAQNAIHYPVLTGSKPLTPTAIVFSDPQLCRVGVSFNELDPREIIIGSFDLNCNNGRAIVMDQDYGRIRLYADRTSGRLLGGELAMPSAEHLGHLLAWSVQTGLTLNEMSAMPFYHPVLEEAVQNVIDTMLDEFNAEQGLTKN; translated from the coding sequence ATGAAAACAACTCAACAGGTAAAACGGGTCAAATTTGCAATTATTGGCGCCGGCTCGGCCGGTTTAACCGCTTGGTCTGAGATCAAAAAACAAACGGATGATTATGTGCTGATTGATTCGGGGCCACTGGGCACGACCTGTGCGCGCGTAGGCTGTATGCCTTCAAAGGCGTTGATTCATATTGCTGAGCATTACCAGGCCTGGCAAGGTGCTGCAGCGTTGGGGATAGAATTGCCTGCACAGCCTATTCTGCATGATGACCAGGTGCTCAAACGCGTGCGGCGTTTTCGCGATAGATTTACGTCTGGCTTGATAGCGAACACCACAGATAAATTATCAGAGCAGCATTTTATCAGCGGACGAGCCGTGGTCTATCCAAATGGTGAGATCCATGTTGATGATCATGTTATTGTTGCCGAGCGGATTATTGTGGCGGTGGGCTCGAAGCCGATAGTGCCAGATGGATGGTCAGCGAATTTGGGTGACCTGGCGCTGACTAGTGATACTATTTTTGAACTCGAAACCTTGCCAAAACGCTTGGCTGTGATTGGTTTAGGGGTAATTGGCTTAGAGTTGGGCCAGGCGCTAGCCTATTTAGGTGTCGAGGTAATGGGTTTTGATGCTCAAGGTCAAGTCGGCGGTTTACAAGATCCATTTTGTAATGAATTTATGCTCGAACACGTTGCAAAAACCTTTCCGGTTCAAATAAATCAACAGGTTGTGCCGCTGCGCGTGCAAAATCAGGTTAAAATAACTTACCAAGGTGGTGAATGGTTAGGTGACAAGGTGTTATTAACCCTTGGCAGACGACCTAATTCAGACTGGCGCTCTGAGGCTTTGCAAAATTTAACTGTTGATCCAGTCACCTTGCAATTGGGTGATTTGCCCATTTTTGTTGCCGGCGATGCCAGTGGTTTTCATGGAATTTTGCATGAAGCTAATAGAGAAGGCAAAACCGCCGCGCAAAATGCTATACACTACCCGGTGTTAACGGGCAGTAAGCCGTTAACCCCAACGGCCATTGTGTTTAGTGATCCTCAGCTCTGTCGAGTGGGGGTTTCGTTTAATGAGCTTGACCCGCGTGAAATAATAATTGGGTCGTTCGATTTAAATTGTAACAATGGCCGTGCTATAGTGATGGACCAAGATTATGGCCGAATTCGCTTGTATGCAGATCGAACCAGCGGGCGTTTACTGGGCGGGGAATTAGCGATGCCTAGTGCCGAACATCTTGGTCATTTATTAGCTTGGTCTGTGCAAACGGGCCTAACGCTAAATGAAATGTCAGCCATGCCTTTTTATCATCCAGTTTTGGAAGAAGCTGTGCAGAATGTCATAGACACGATGCTGGATGAATTTAATGCTGAGCAAGGTTTGACGAAAAATTAA
- the ppa gene encoding inorganic diphosphatase, with protein sequence MGYAAVPAGKSLPNDINVIIEIPAFAPPIKYEVDKDTDLVWVDRLQGATMAYPANYGYINQTLANDGDPVDVLVVTPHPLLVGSVIRCRPIGMLKMTDDGGEDAKVIAVPVDKLSAIYKNITAVEQIPLLKEQIEHFFKHYKDLEPGKWVKIEGWTDAEGAFAEILAGAARYQG encoded by the coding sequence ATGGGTTATGCAGCCGTTCCAGCAGGCAAAAGCTTGCCAAATGATATTAATGTAATTATTGAAATTCCTGCTTTCGCACCACCGATTAAATACGAGGTTGACAAGGACACGGATCTTGTTTGGGTTGACCGTCTGCAAGGCGCCACGATGGCCTACCCTGCTAACTATGGTTACATTAACCAAACCCTTGCCAATGATGGCGATCCAGTCGATGTTTTAGTCGTCACCCCTCACCCACTATTAGTGGGCTCCGTGATTCGTTGTCGCCCAATTGGGATGTTAAAAATGACCGATGATGGCGGTGAAGACGCCAAAGTTATCGCTGTTCCCGTTGATAAGCTCAGCGCGATCTATAAAAACATCACTGCCGTCGAACAAATTCCCTTGCTAAAAGAGCAGATTGAACATTTCTTTAAGCATTACAAAGATCTAGAACCCGGTAAATGGGTCAAAATTGAAGGCTGGACAGATGCAGAAGGCGCTTTTGCTGAAATCCTAGCCGGTGCCGCGCGTTACCAAGGCTAA
- a CDS encoding class 1 fructose-bisphosphatase, producing MIRLHEILKRDGVNSELKQVISHIMIACKEISHKLGQGDLAGILGSSVTENVQGETQKLLDVVSNDLLKKILVEDNCVKGIASEEEDYTVAGTESGKYLVLFDPLDGSSNIDVNLSVGTIFSILEAPDDSRQGDDQTIYLQNGRKQVAAGYVLYGPSAILVLTTGKGVNFFTLDRHIGEFVLTREQVKIPADTKEFAINMSNQRFWEDGMKSYINDCLAGETGPLAKRYNMRWVASMVAEVHRILVRGGIFMYPWDNREPNKPGKLRLMYEGNPMSMIVEQAGGLSTTGREHIMDVTPEGIHQRCPVMLGSKNEVEKAMGYLKD from the coding sequence ATGATTAGATTGCATGAAATTTTGAAACGTGATGGCGTCAATAGCGAACTGAAACAAGTTATTAGCCATATTATGATTGCCTGTAAAGAGATTTCCCATAAACTGGGCCAAGGCGATCTAGCCGGTATTTTAGGTTCGAGCGTCACAGAAAACGTTCAAGGTGAAACGCAAAAACTTTTGGATGTCGTTTCTAATGACCTGCTCAAAAAAATCCTAGTTGAAGACAACTGCGTTAAAGGGATCGCCTCAGAAGAAGAAGACTATACTGTAGCGGGTACAGAGTCAGGTAAATACTTAGTCTTGTTTGACCCATTAGATGGCTCGTCAAATATTGATGTTAACCTATCAGTGGGCACCATCTTCTCTATTCTTGAAGCACCAGATGATAGCCGTCAAGGCGATGATCAGACCATTTACTTACAAAATGGACGCAAGCAAGTAGCTGCAGGCTATGTGCTTTATGGCCCTTCAGCAATCCTAGTCCTTACTACAGGTAAAGGCGTGAACTTCTTTACGCTTGACCGCCATATTGGTGAATTTGTATTGACGCGCGAGCAGGTTAAAATCCCAGCAGATACCAAAGAATTTGCGATCAACATGTCTAACCAGCGCTTCTGGGAAGACGGCATGAAAAGCTACATCAATGATTGCTTAGCTGGCGAAACCGGCCCACTAGCCAAACGCTATAACATGCGCTGGGTAGCCTCAATGGTTGCTGAGGTACACCGTATTCTAGTGCGTGGCGGTATTTTCATGTATCCATGGGATAACCGCGAGCCAAACAAACCGGGTAAATTACGCCTAATGTATGAAGGCAACCCAATGAGCATGATCGTTGAGCAAGCAGGTGGCTTATCAACAACGGGTCGTGAGCATATTATGGACGTGACACCAGAGGGCATTCATCAGCGCTGCCCCGTTATGCTTGGTTCAAAAAATGAAGTTGAAAAAGCCATGGGTTATTTAAAAGACTAA
- a CDS encoding MltF family protein codes for MQPFFGDLEEMRERRLIRVLISYNRTHYFMAEHGSLGLEYEFLRAYEQSLNRGPLQQRYQTHLVFIPTPFDQLFDALNAGRGDIIAAGLTVTETRKNLALFTQPYITGVNEILVSHQQATPVSKLEDLAGQKIMVVAHSSYLVNLMLANQFLGQLGLQPIEIIQAPSTLDAEDVLELVNAGIIDFTITDDHIARAWWPVLDNLLLYPDFRFHHEGQLAWAVRNNNPELLASLNNFIEHQAKPGRYLSNLLFNKYFNENRWLQEAGLTAESFDQLNQLRPYFELYGDFYNLDWLLVAAVAFQESRFRNNLISGRGAVGIMQILPSTAAAPQIDIPAIDELEQNIHAGTKYLAYLKHQVFTGPDYTPEESLNFALAAYNAGQTRIRQLQREAEREGLNPYVWFYNVEQIARRRIGHETVNYVLSVQRHQTTFSTTLSLIEERRITRTPRPDPSTQATEQP; via the coding sequence ATGCAACCTTTTTTTGGCGACTTGGAGGAAATGCGAGAACGACGCCTTATTAGAGTATTAATAAGCTATAACCGCACGCATTACTTTATGGCTGAACATGGTAGCCTCGGCTTAGAATATGAATTCCTGCGCGCTTATGAACAAAGTTTAAATCGTGGCCCACTGCAGCAACGCTATCAAACCCACCTAGTGTTTATCCCGACCCCTTTTGACCAATTATTTGACGCACTCAATGCCGGCCGCGGCGATATTATTGCGGCAGGGCTGACGGTTACCGAGACGCGCAAAAATCTTGCCCTATTTACCCAGCCTTACATTACAGGCGTCAACGAAATCTTGGTCAGCCACCAACAAGCTACTCCCGTATCAAAATTAGAGGACTTAGCCGGGCAAAAAATTATGGTAGTTGCACACAGCAGCTATTTAGTTAACCTGATGCTAGCTAATCAATTTTTAGGCCAGTTAGGCCTTCAACCCATCGAAATTATTCAAGCACCTAGCACACTCGATGCTGAAGATGTATTGGAGCTAGTTAATGCGGGCATTATTGACTTTACGATCACCGACGACCATATTGCTAGAGCTTGGTGGCCAGTACTCGACAACCTTTTACTCTACCCTGATTTTCGATTTCATCACGAAGGCCAACTGGCTTGGGCGGTAAGAAACAACAACCCAGAGTTACTGGCCTCCCTAAATAACTTTATTGAACATCAAGCCAAGCCTGGGCGCTATTTAAGCAACTTACTTTTTAATAAATACTTTAACGAAAATCGCTGGCTACAAGAAGCCGGACTCACAGCAGAAAGCTTCGATCAACTTAATCAATTACGCCCTTACTTTGAGCTTTATGGCGATTTTTATAATTTAGATTGGTTACTTGTTGCAGCCGTTGCCTTTCAAGAGTCGCGTTTTCGCAACAACTTAATTAGCGGACGGGGTGCGGTAGGGATCATGCAAATTCTACCCAGCACCGCAGCCGCACCACAAATTGATATTCCAGCTATCGATGAACTCGAGCAAAACATTCACGCCGGCACGAAATATTTAGCTTATCTTAAACATCAAGTTTTTACCGGACCGGATTACACGCCAGAAGAAAGCTTAAACTTTGCTCTTGCGGCCTACAACGCTGGGCAAACTAGGATTAGACAACTGCAACGAGAAGCTGAGCGCGAAGGTCTAAACCCTTACGTATGGTTTTATAACGTTGAACAAATTGCACGCCGACGAATAGGCCATGAAACAGTTAACTACGTGCTCAGTGTGCAACGCCATCAAACCACCTTCAGCACCACCCTCAGTTTAATAGAAGAGCGAAGAATCACTCGCACGCCTCGACCTGATCCTTCAACCCAAGCCACTGAACAACCCTAG